From Rhododendron vialii isolate Sample 1 chromosome 7a, ASM3025357v1:
TGTTTTTACCTTTGTTGAAATCCATTCTTGTCTAATAAGTTATTTTCCTCTTTGTTGCTTGTAAAGTGTTGCGGATTTAAATTTTACTTATCTAGTTTCAATTTTGTTACTTTAGCTTATACGTAGAGTGAGCTATAAGAAACATGATCCTGGGTTAGCTTAGGAGCTTAGTCTGTAATTTGAAAGCAGGGTTTTAGCTTATACCTAGTGTTATACTGTTGTGTCTTCCTCCCATTTGTTAGTTATCAGATCAATAATAACCCTCAAATTGCGCTAACTAAATGGCGTACAAAAATTAGGACTTCCCCTATTTTGTGGTTTTTTACCCtgttgaaatccaatttttgttACTGAGTTTATTTCCCTCTTTGTTGGTTGTAAAATGTCTTGGATCTGACTTTATCTAGTTTAAATTTTGCAACTTTAGCTTATACTTTGTGTGAGCTATTAAGAAAAAGATCTTGGGCCAGCTTAGGAGCTTAGTCTGTGATTTCAAAGTAGGGTTTTAGCTTATACCTAGTGTTAGACTGTCATGCCTTCCTCCCATTTGTTACTAATCAGATCAATAATAGCCCTCAAATTGAGCTAACTACATGGAGTACCAAAATTAGGACTTCCctattttggggattttttctctgttgaaatccaattttttgcCAATCAGTgtgtttttcctctttgttgGTTGTAAAATGTTGAGGATTTAAGTTTATATATGTAACACCCCAAAAATTCAgagacattaaaaaaattgaaaagagatTTCCAGTTGGTTTTCCATTTCGAAgcatttaaaattcaaaaagttttgTCAATTCCAACACAATCAAATCACAACATACCAACCTTAAAGTAATTTGCCAGATTCTCTTACTGtacaatattaaaataattaattgaaattaCAAAGCAATTAAGGGTGTAACTAGGGTTCGATAATATCTTCTTTGGTCAACATTAAATCATTCTTTGCCTACGGCCCTTCTGTTCCGTCTTCAATACCTtacgttcgagttaccagggcaacatagtaccgtgagcgatgacacTCAATAGCCAAAATCCACccgaaacccataacttacaaacaaaggCATGTACAATACAGTTAAATTAAAAGGCAAATTAAGCAATAAGATCAAATTCAATTACTAGCCATTAACTCAGTGAATTCTAGAATCTCAACCTTTGAGAAACATCCTCCCATGCTAACCACTAGGACTATGGCTATTCGTGATACCGCTCCTCCTTGCTTGCCCTAACCGGGAGCCCTAATGAAACGACCTAAGTTATTTACTTAGTCGGAGTCATCAACCACCTCGCAAGGATGAATTCCCAAGGGAACTAACTGTAACCACTGGGCCCACAAGGAACTAACCGTAACCTTGGGAGTATATAGACCATAACCTGGTACTATAATATATATCATCCTTTTATCTCCTATTCAAAAAGAGCAATCGCGTAATGCCATATCCTAAGGTTTCGAATCGACCATCAACTGCCATACCCTGGCTTCATTTCTCCTCTCCCAAACTAGACTCTGTGGATAACCTCCAACAGATCCGGATTGACTGGGTAACCTCCAAAAATCCCACGTAAACATCATTCCTCTGGCTAACCCCCAATTACCTCATCTCCTATCTTCCGATTTCCTTTAACTTAAAAATCGTCTATGTGATCTTCTATCTAAGTACACCAAACCCCTATGAACCTAATGTCCATTCTAAGTACAACAGCATTTCACACAGTTTAACATTTTTACTTAACATGCTAACAGACTAACAACAATTAATTTCACAATAAGAACAAATCATGCAAAACTAACAtgcaataaaaatttatcatgTCATCGAGTTTATCATGCAAATAAATTTATCATGCGATTAAACTAAGATTAAACCGGAAATTTATTAACCGTAGGACTTATAATGTTATCACTTATTCATTATGGTGGTTTAAAAGCTATTCAAACTCAAGGGGACAAAAAGTAAATAATCTAATTAAGTTTTCAATATTCCAATGGccactttattcaaaaaaaaaagaaacatggtTTTCGGCCGGGTGCGACCGGCGACGTCGGGTCCGAATCTTATCATAccgaaacaaaaacaaaaatcattaCGGAACATAATATATacgtagggaggtgagttccggACTACCTCTTGTCCGCGAAAAGGTTTTCGGAGGGGTTCGGTGGCAGGTCGAGGCTGCGGCGGAGCTCAGCTAAAATGATGGTGAGAGGATGAGCGGCGGCTGGAGGTGGCGGTGGTGCTGACCGGTGGTGGGATCCGGTTGGGGGTGAGCGTGGTCGGATGGTGATAGTGGTTGGCTGGAGGTGATGGAGGAGTTCGGGTGGTGGGAGGAGGTGGCGGGTGATGATGGCAGGTGGCAGTCCGGTTGGTGAGGTGGAGAGGTGGTGGAGGAGTTCGGTTgggaagaggaggagaaggTGTGGTGTTCGGGTGGTGACGAGAGGTGGCGATGATGGCGAGAGGTGGTGACTATGGAGGCCGGctgccccctctctctctctcccacactgcgtgctctctctctttctgccGTGGGTGTGTATGTGCTgggaacaaaaactaaaagggAGGAAAGGGGTTATAATATTGGGTTTGGATCTTGGCATGGGGGGTTTTAACTCTTGGGTCATGATGTGTTGTCTCACTTGGAGGGAATTAAGGAGAAGAATGGGGGATTTTGTTTGCTCCCTCTCTACCGAAAAAAATGAAGGATGGGGGAAAATGATCCGGTGCAACGCACGAACACATTAGGAAAAACCACTTGCCGGATACGCGTGCACACGATCGATTACGGAAATAAAACtggtgtgacgacataaataattttttgagcaaataatattttgataattattattatttataaaaaaaaataccgggtctttacaataTAGTTTGAGTTGAAGTCCAGATGGCAGGGATGGGCTTTGACAATATTGATATTAAGGCATTGGGTGGGAGGTCTGTGATTTTAACTTGTTCTAGCAGAGACGAAATGGAGAAAATGGTTAAAGAACGCTGTCTTCAAAGGTGGTTTTCTGAAACTAATCCGTGGGATGGTCAAGCGGCGTGTGCTGAAAGATTTGTTTGGTTGTGTTGTTATGGGACTCCGCTCAATGTATGGAGTAATACTTCCTTCCAATCTATTGGGGAATTATGGGGTTCCTTCATATCTACAGACGAATCAACACTGAAGATGTCATCTCTTGCGGAGGCTAAGATTCTAATCGCCACAAATATTTTCAAGGAAATTGACGAGTGGATTACCGTTGATGTCGAAGGTAAGAGCTACAAAGTTAAGGTGATGGAAGATCCGTGTAACCAACCACATGAAGCGGAGAAACAGATTCCAAGAGTTAGTCTAGATATTTCCTCGAATTCAGAGGAAGAATcaaaggaagaggaggaggacgaTGTGGGGGTTATTCCGGTGTCTATGAGTGCAACCAATGGGTCCTCTTCAAATGCGGAGCTGGACGTTGTTCACAGAAGCGAATCCCATTGCAAGTCAGTAAGTGGTGGCGTCGATACTAGACTCAATGAGGTCAATCTTGATGAGGATAATATGCTTGTGGCCGACTCTGAACCTTCGGAGTCTTTTCAGGGTAGTGAGGATAGTGAAATAGCTGCAAAGGAAAAATCCCAAACCTTTTATGATGGAGCAATTGTTGCGGGGGATAATACTCCTTGTTCAGAAGATGGCGCAATGGTATATGACCCTGCTTCAGAGGTTGCGGAACCTAATGAAGGCTTTTGGAACCTATCAAAAGTAGGCTTTTTAAATGACAAGGAAGTTGAGGGCATCCATCTTTTTGTTGACCTCAACCCAGTTGAGGAGGCTAAGAATTCagggaaagaaaaatgggaacaGAAGTCAGTAGACAATATTTTGGGCATTCCAAAACCCAAGAAGAGGGGTGCAAGTAAGAATCACAAATCCAAGAAGACAGGcggaaaaaagaagcaaaaaagcaTTGTGTTTAGATCTGCGATTGCTGCTGCGGCTTTATCCACTTTTTCCGGAGACACTAACAGGTTTCACCTGGATGATGCAAAGGCTGCTCGGTCTATCGACAAAATCTTGGCCGAAGATTATTTGGGTGATGATGAGGAAGTTTTAAGTAAACTCATGATTGATCATTAATCATCTCAGGGGCATGTGGTTGGGTGTGTTTTGTCTCTTCTTTGGGTTTTTGGCCcgggttggcttcttgccatccACGGGTGGttattttcccttttggttCCTAGCAgcatggcatatgattgtcagaGTTCTCTTTGCTCTATTTGATGCCTCGTGCTTcggatccttttaatctttgtaatctgttttcaaaaattaataaattttctttgctgttcaaaaaaaaaaaaaatagtttagttTTATAACTTAGTGTATACTTAGTGTGGGTTATTAAGAAACATGATACTGGGTCAGCTTAGGAGTGCTTAGTCTATAATTTCAAAGTAGGGTTTTAGcattttatacttttcacatgCTAGGGCTAAGTCACATAGTGCTCCTGCGCGAGCGTGAAAgcgtctttcaaaaaaatccaggATTACTTAAATTCACGAGAGCGAGAATTGAGAGTGGGAGCAAGGGTCCTACTGAATGATTAGGAGACTTAGTGCTATTGTAAACTTCCCGACGGCTACCTGGATCTGATTATTGGGTAGGATTAAGTATACCTTCCATTTGATAGTAATCAGTTCAATAATAACCCTCAAATTGAGCTAACTAAATGGAGTGCGAAATTAGGACTCTacttattgtttgtttttcCGTTGTTGAAATCCTTTTATGTACAATAAGTCTGTACTTCCTCTTTGTTGTTTGTAGAAGTTTAAGGATTTGAATTGACTTAGTTTTAATTTCATAACTTTAGCTTGTGCTTGATGTGAGGCTGTGAGCTATTAAGAAACATGATCCTGGGTCAGTGTGCAAAGGGGTTTTAGCATTTGCTACTTTTTCACATGCTAGGGTAGAATACCGAACAACAATGTTTGAGTGGTCGGAAATGATAAGGGGATACGTCCTACCGTACCTTGGGACATATAAATTTGTACCTCCTCCATACTAACTAACAGCCCCCTCGGGGgatggtgagaaaagaaaaggaagaaccGAAGAAGAAATCCTATCACTTTTTTGGATGGATAAAGAGGTGAGGCATGgtgaaaagtgaaaagaaattGTGTGTTTAGTGGTATATTTTTGTTTCCCACGAATTGGTGAGATTTGATGCCAAACTCCAATCTTTTATTCTcaccctttctcaccatccaaaggggctgtaagAGGAAGGGTTTAATTATACCGCATCCTCCAATGTACTGTATGTGCATATTTTTTTAGGATTGGTTGTCTAATGGATATGTAATCCTTGCCCTGTTGCGGGGCAAGGTCATACACAATCCAATACTAGATTCTGTGTAGACTAGCaagtattttgtttttcacATTCACAAGTGTAACTTCAAAGTGTCGGGAAGGAAGAGGCTGTGTATTTGTTGTTTCTATTGTTATGGAGTGAGTGGTTATTTGTGGGGACGAGCTTGTTCATACAATAGACATTCATTTTCTAACTTTCTATGCCCACTTGTACAAACTTTGCTAACACGAAAGTTTAGCGAAAAAACTGCCTAATTTAAGCTTACCAAATGCCAAAGAAGCAGCTCTGGGGACCCTTTTCTCTCCTCCTTCAGTATCCCTCGCATTTTTTGCAGAGGTTGATGAAGGCTTGAAATTCACTTCTTTGCCCGGTTGAGAACCAAAAAAGCCACATCGATTCCCCCTCATTCATGTTTCTCTCGGGCCTTCTCAGCCATTAGTTTCCATTCTGACAGCATATCATCCCCTCCAACAGCAGCTCGGGCAGcaacatttgcagctgtggCCTGCATCTTGTATCCTCGTCTTTGTTTGCCTGCATATGTCgtaaaaagatttaaaaaataaccattttCCCTCCTTTTAGTGGTGAATGTTCTTCTATCAATCCTCAATGTTGCATGGAGTGTGGAACGGGTATCTAATGTGAATATGTGCCTAAGTGCCTGATATGTATATCCTCAAATGCATATGCTTTATGATTGGTTGTCTTATGGACATGTAATACTTGGACTGTTGCATGCAAAGGGTGAAAATAGAGTTCGCTTGGATTGATGATCGAATCGCGCGTCTAATCTGACTAATCAAACAGGCCGTACATCATCTGATTCAAATTTCTCTGTAGAAGCCAGCAGTGGGTTTATATTTGCGTAAACCAgcttgtatttttatttttgacattCGTTAAGTGGACCTTTCACTGTGTCAGGAAGGAAGAGGCTGCGcatttgttgttgttattgttgacGCAGTGAGTGGTTATTTGTGCAGATGAGCTTGTTGATAGCTATTGACATTCATTGTCTAACATTTTAGGAAGGGAGAGGCTGTaccttttgttgattttgtttgaCAAGTACCTTTTGTTGTTCTTATTGCCTATTACTGGTTGAGGGTATGCTGTAAGGAATTCCCGTTGGAAGGTCAATGCATTAACAATTTGACATAGAATGCAAACCCATTTTAGTTGTACCGGAGAGGAATGGGCTCACGGAGGTTTATATTTAAGTTGCAAAATAGGACTTAGGTTTTaagggaaggaagaagaagaaggtgagaTAGGGAAAAGGAGGAAGAAAGAATAACTAGGGTAAAGATGTAGGGGCATAATAAGCTTCTCTACCAGCCATGTATTTATGATGTTATGACCTGAAACAAGAAAATAACCTACCCTGTAAAATCACTAGCACAGACTAAcagcaaaaaaactaaaatataaCGCTAACAACTATAATGTTTTGGCCAGTAGCTATGGATTATGAACTCATTTTGGAAAGCTAGATTTATACTGGAtatgagtaggaaaaaaaattataaaatgtagTAAGCTTGTTGTTTTGACCGATAGCAGAGCATGTACACGAGAGTTCGTATGTGGGTTTCTTATTGATGTATACCGAACAGGATATTGTATTATCAACATACTTCTCTTTCTTTGATTTGTGGTAGACTGGTAGTGTATGTTTTAGTCAGTTTGTTCATTGAGGATCATATTTCAAAGTTTCCTTTTGTATATTATGGGACTAGTCTGCTCAAGTGGCCTTCATACTTGGATTTACTGCCTTTGACCCTTTGGACACTTTGCTAGTTATTTTTGTTCCCTTCTTAGAAGCATCTTGATTGATTATTGATTGAGTATTGCACTTAACAGCAGCTTTATCTAAAGGAATCTATCGCACTTCCAGTCAGTTATTTCCCCCATGGCACACTTCCAGCCAAGATGAAACAGCGAATTCTCGAAGTCAACAAAATCTGAATGGGTCCCAGCAACAGGCTCAACATTCATCTGAGACGGATCTAAAGCAACATGGATCTGGTCCTGAGAATCAGCGGCAACAGATTGACAATCAATTGCTAGATGATCGTCGACAACGGCAAGCAGAACAAAATACCCTCCATTTTTCTAGACCACCCAGCATTCATAATTCTGAAAAAAATCCCGAGTTACCAAAAATTAACCAACATGCAGCGGCAACAGAACAGAAGCCCGGGAATCCACGTGGACAAGTGCCTTTTGGCCTGTTGCTACCACTCTTAACACCTCAACTAGATAAAGACAGATCCATGCAACTTCAAACTGTTTTTAATAAACTGAAGGTGGATCCCAGACGTTGACTTCTATTTATCAACTTTACGAGTCTTATGAATGTCTTACGTTGGATAATCTTTTGTGATGACTCTCCAGCTGATGGggtaaaatttcatttttattcagaAAAATGAAATCTCCAAAGATATCTTTGTCCAGAACATGAGATCTATTGTTGGGGACCAGATGCTCAAGATCGCAGTGTATAAATTACATGCTCAGGTAATCATAAATCAGTTATTTGGTTGGAGTTACATAttacttaataaaaaaaaagtgttctacAAAGTTGATTCTGAAAACCACAAAGATTATCTAAACTATACTTTGATTGGGGTTTTGCTGAAACCAAACAGGGAAAACAGGCTCGAAACTCGCAGACTGGACCCAACCAGTTATCATTACAATCCCAAGCTTCTGCACAAGAACAGCATCAGAAAATGCAAACTGTTGGTCCTCATCAGGGAAATGTTCCCCAGTCATTTGCACAACTTCACCAGAAGGGAGGCACCAGTGACATGTCACATATCCCGTCTTCTGCATCACAACTGAAATCTGATTCAGCCAATTCGACAATGGGCAAGAAGCCATCTTTTCCAATTTATGGAAGTGCAGGCAATAGTTATCACCCATTTTCTGGATCTAATGTTAATGCTTCAGCCGCATCTCTCAAACAGCAACCCCATGATTCACAAATGAGGCAAGCTTCAGTTCATCAAAGCATTGATGCAAATCAGGTCAGTGACATCAACTCAGGCTGAATATTTCTAAATTCAAGTGGCAAACTTATTTAGGTGAAGAGTACAACGGTGAAGAATCTTTCTAACTTGATAAAATAGTAAATCTTTGCAACAGAATTTGGTTCATTGGCAATCATCAACTGGTCAAGAGCAGAAAAATGGTGCTCAATCATCGATGGCTTACGTTAAACAAGAGCCTGTTGATCAGGGGAATGAGCAACAGTACAAATCACTTCTGTCTTCCCCCAGGGGGTTGTCTTCTTTCTCCCCTTCACAGGCACATGGGAATGCAATGACAGGAACTTTAAAGGATGATGCCCTTGAGATGCATTCCGCCAGGATGGGGTTCTCCGGGATTACAAGTACGGTGCCTTCTAATACTGCATCTTCTTCTATGACAGCACAGCTGGACCCCAATAACTCGGTAATCTTAACGGGATCATTTACACTTACATGGTTCTGTCTTATTCTAAGATTCTCTAATGTGTGGATTGAACTTCAGGATGAGATAAACGAAATGTCCCACCACTTACAAACGCTCTTAAACAGTGAAGAATGTATAGAAGATTTTTAGGAACATTTCGGGTTTCTGTTGGTGTTCGTACATTTTGACTACTAGATCTGATGTTTGTCTTAATTTCAGTCGTCCAGCTATTTTGATTGCCTGATTGTCTTTCGCTGCTAATTGATGGCTAATCAATCTGGATAGTGTGTACTCTTTAATCATTAAATCCTGTAGTAGTGTCAGAGAGTTTCTATAGAGGTTTATGTGTGATTGCCTTTTAGAAACTTTGAACCTGATAAAACCTGATTTTTACCATAAAATAAACTTCACATTCCCGGAATTTTCGTCGATGGGTTTGGGTCGTGGCAGCTACTGATCTTATATTCATTGCTCTTCTCAAACTAAGAACAGAGAATATTTATCCAGCAATTTTAAAAGCTACTTCTAAGGGTTTTTTGAAGTGCTTATTTCAAGACAAAGGACAATTAAATATAAAGGCTCAATTTGCAGCTCTATAGGGCATTCTTGCATGTACATGCAAGAGGCCGGCAATGACATAGATGGTCTATATCGACAGGGCCCTCGTAAATACATCCAGTACATTGTCGTATGTGTATAGTCCATAAATATAGCGATAGCGCGTGGTTGATTTTCAACATGACTTTGTCAGCAAAAGAATAAGCATTTTGCAGGAAAATTCTTTCATAGAACTTATTTATCATTGGAGAATCAGTTCTCCTGCGTTTGCTTGACTCTTCAGTTTTCCTTCTCTTGTTTTTTATGCGTTACTCTTAATTTTTGATGTCTTATCATTTTTAATTGACCTCTTCCTTTCTTTTATGTTCAAAGCTCTTCCCTTTCCTATTAATGGGATTATTAATTGTTCTCTTCGGAAAAGGAACTTTTTTGGTTTACTATAATTTTCCAAAGTATTCACGATTAATTACTTTGTTGTCATATTTTTGCTTCCGGCTGTCCATTGGCTTACTTGTTGCTTTCATGTTTTATCAGTTAAGTTCTCGAATCCCATCTGCACTTACTCCAGTTGGACCTGGAAATAATGCAAAGACTCCCCCGAAAAGGCCTCCTATTGGTCAGAAGAAACCACTTGAATCCCTTGGTTCGTCGCCACCTCTATCAAGGTGTATTTCTTTAGCTGACGAAACTGAAAATCAGTCTTTGATTGTTGGTGCACTTTTGTTTCTCACTCACTATCAtcaaccttttttttgttatatctGACAGTAAGAAGCAAAAAGTATCTGGGACCTTTGCGGATCAAAGCATCGATCAACTCAATGATGTAACTGCTGTTAGCGGAGTTAATCTTAGGGTACGATGTTTTGCCATCATCTTTCTGGAATGTCAGTTAATAGCGCTCTCTAATGGTATGCTAGCCTACAACTATATTTTAGTATGAAACTCCAGATTGCCTCTTCCTATGGTGGGGCAAAACACATGTTATATTTACCTATATCTGTATATTGTGCAGAATTGATTACAAGGCACTATAGCTAAAATATAGCGTGTCCATTCATTTCTACCTCTTTCACCATGGGCCCACATGTAGCAATTCAATGCATCATGATTTGAAATAAATAGATGAAATAAGATCTGCACCATTGTAGAAGCAGTGCTAGCCATTTAGCTATTGAACCCTTAGTGATGGTCTAACTAAACACGCTTTGCAGATACTTTAAGAGGAGCTCACAGTTCTTTGATATGCTGTGTAATGTAGGAAGAGGAAGAACAGCTGCTTTCCGGGCCCAAGGAAGAAAGTCGAGTTTCAGAAGCATCTCGAAGGGTTgtgcaagaagaagaagaaaggctGATTTTGCAGAAAATACCCCTTCAAAAGAAATTGGCAGAAATCAGTTAAACATTCGTTTTGTGATGAAAATTTAATCTCTGTTGaatttatgaattttgtttctGGAGAGAACCAATTTTTTGAAGCATGCAGCTTGACAATTTGGAATGTGTATCGTGGCAGTGTCAAAATGCGGTGTGAAAAGTTCAAGCAATGATGTGGAGAGATGCTTGTCACTGGTGAGATTCTTGACCAGTATGCTTTTTTCCTTGTTAATCTTGCACCTTTCTTATGTAACTGAAAGTCCAGTGTGTAGAGGAAAGAATGCGTGGGCTGATAAGTAATCTGATCAGACTGTCAAAGCAGGTTGGTCTTTTTTTGCCTTAtcgtttttttctttcctctttgtgAAAATGAGTAGTCAAAGAAATGAAAGTTGATTTTGACCCAATATGTTGACATGAACTCTTGTAGCGGGTTGATATTGAGAAGCCAAGGCACCAAACTATTGTAACTTCAGATGTTCGGAAGCAGATCTTGGCGATTAACCAGAAAGCCAGGGAAGAATGGGAGAAAAAGCAGTCGGAAGCAGAAAAACTCCAAAAGCTCAATGAAGTGAGTTGCTCTTGCAAATTCAATTTATTTTGTGCATTTGCCTGCTTAGATACATGTGTTTTAAGTGTTATTTAAATGATTGCAGCTAGATGGTGATGCTGGAGTTGATGGTGATAAGGAGAGAGATGATGGTCGTGTGAAAACACTTAAGGTATTGAGCATGATTTTGCGGTACACAGACTCTTAACTCTTCCAAATGTAGATTTAAGCACCTGTCTTGGACGCCAAGCAAGCATATTTTGTAATTATAATTTGCCATGAACTTTGCATACAACTTATATATTACTCGTGATACACCTAAATGCACCTTGTATACACTATTTATCTTAGAAATTGAAGGAATATTTTAAGAATATGAATTTTACAGTGGGTCCCTGTGACCTTGAAATGAAAATTGGAGGAATTGAGCACTTAAGACACATATTCGCATTAGATACCTGATCCACACTCCATGTAACATAGAGCATGATTGACAGAAGAATATTCACCACTCAAAGGGGgggaaatagttttttttttttcaacttttactACATATGCAGGCAAACAAAGACGAGGATGACAAGATGCGGGccacagctgcaaatgttgCTGCCCGAGCTGCTGTTGGAGGGGATGATATGCTGTCAAAATGGCAGCTAATGGCTGAGCAGGCCCGACAGAAACGTGAAGGAGGGGGAGTCGATGTGGCTTCTGGTTCTCAGCAGGGCAAAGAAATGAGTTTCAAGCCTTCATCAACCTCTGCAAAAAATGCAAGGGATATTGAAGGAGGAGAGAAAAGAGTCCCCTCAGCTGCTTCTTTGGCATTTGGTAAGCTTGAATTAGGCAGTTTTTTAGCCAAATTTTGGTGTTAGCAATGTTTTACATGTGGGCATAGCTTCTTAGTACAGAGGTTTTCGAAGATGTCGACTTATTTTATAGTATAAAATTTATGAAGGAACCATTTTGTTGATGGCGGTATTTCCTTAGTTGTGCTACATTTTTACCAAATAGTGGTATTTCCTTCGTTGTGCTACAAGTTTATCAAATACACCATGgcggctactctctctctctctctctctctctctctctctctctctctctgtgtgtgtgtgtgtgtgtgtgaattaGAAGTCTCTCATATGCCTGAGTGCAGAATGTATTGTCCATTTAAACACGTCACAACGATGATTTTCTTCTCTTGCATTAGAAACAGTATTTGATAAAAAGAGTAGTCAATGATTCATATTAAATTGCTTGGTTTTTGCAGTCACTAGTATGTTAATCAACGTTGACAAATGTAACTGGGGAAAAGTATTGCCAAGTCAGCTGAGATTTGAATGATTTGTTAAGTAACCCTTAACAGTAGGGTTTGTTAGCAGAACATCATTAAACCATATTgcatgaaactttttttttttggattaaaccAATAGCATGAAACTTGAAGCTAGAGAATACCATAATTTTTAGTTGCTCCTTAAAATATTGTTAGGGCAGAACAAGTTCACGCAAGAGAGTATTCATTGGTAGACTCTCAAGGAAAGAGAATTAATGTGTGAATATTCCGGATAACTAATCTTTTCAATTGATTCCTTTGCGTATTATTAGCTTAAAAGACTGCAAACATATTGTTAATGTGTTTTGTGCAAGTTTTTGTTAGTTGCGTCAGAAAGCTCAACTTGTTTGGTAAAGTAGCTATCATTAGTTTTTGTGAAGTTATTGTTCGGATACCCTTTTTGTGCATACATATTCAACTTGAAAGATTGTGGTGTAATTTTTCGATTTCTATTTTAGCAGCTCAAATGAGCGGCTCCATTTTTCGGGGTCCAATTAGCTGAAAAGTCAAATGAGTGATAATTCAGAATTGATTGCAAATGCCTTTAGTTAACTTAGTTAAGTAAGCTAGCTTATAATTGCCCTTTGTTCTGTTGGAAATTGATTCTTCTCAGAGTGTATGTCGAGTTAATTAACAACTTCCTAGTTCCGGGACCAATTATTACCTTATCAGGACCATATAATTATCATTTCTTGGAGTTGCAAGTCTTCAAATTTGAAGGCAGAATTTCAGGCAAATTTGGAGGTTTGGTGAGGAAAAATCAGGACAATTACCAAgatacctttttgttttatgttaTTTCCTTGCATGATTGTTTGTTCACATTGTCAAAATAAAACAGGGATACAGCTCAGTTCATTTAACAGCATCTATGAACACTCTTCAATATTTTGGCACGTCTAGGGAATTGAATGGAGCCTTAGTGTGGTAAATTTCCGCGAAATGATAGTTTGTGTTGCTTGTTCCATTTCACGAGTTCTGATTTTAACCCTTGTTCTGTCAATAGGGTCGAGTAGGAAATTGGCGAGGAATCAAGTTGTGGTGCCTCAAACTAAAGCCACTCCCTCTATCTCGATTAAGGATGTTATTGCTGTCCTCGAAAGGGAGCCCCAGATGTCGAAGTCTACAGTGATGTATCGCTTGTATGAAAAAATG
This genomic window contains:
- the LOC131332308 gene encoding transcription initiation factor TFIID subunit 4b isoform X1, with product MDPSIMKLLEEDEDETMHSGADVEAFTAALNRDIEGDNTSTSQPSDSDTAALSKGIYRTSSQLFPPWHTSSQDETANSRSQQNLNGSQQQAQHSSETDLKQHGSGPENQRQQIDNQLLDDRRQRQAEQNTLHFSRPPSIHNSEKNPELPKINQHAAATEQKPGNPRGQVPFGLLLPLLTPQLDKDRSMQLQTVFNKLKKNEISKDIFVQNMRSIVGDQMLKIAVYKLHAQGKQARNSQTGPNQLSLQSQASAQEQHQKMQTVGPHQGNVPQSFAQLHQKGGTSDMSHIPSSASQLKSDSANSTMGKKPSFPIYGSAGNSYHPFSGSNVNASAASLKQQPHDSQMRQASVHQSIDANQNLVHWQSSTGQEQKNGAQSSMAYVKQEPVDQGNEQQYKSLLSSPRGLSSFSPSQAHGNAMTGTLKDDALEMHSARMGFSGITSTVPSNTASSSMTAQLDPNNSLSSRIPSALTPVGPGNNAKTPPKRPPIGQKKPLESLGSSPPLSSKKQKVSGTFADQSIDQLNDVTAVSGVNLREEEEQLLSGPKEESRVSEASRRVVQEEEERLILQKIPLQKKLAEIMSKCGVKSSSNDVERCLSLCVEERMRGLISNLIRLSKQRVDIEKPRHQTIVTSDVRKQILAINQKAREEWEKKQSEAEKLQKLNELDGDAGVDGDKERDDGRVKTLKANKDEDDKMRATAANVAARAAVGGDDMLSKWQLMAEQARQKREGGGVDVASGSQQGKEMSFKPSSTSAKNARDIEGGEKRVPSAASLAFGSSRKLARNQVVVPQTKATPSISIKDVIAVLEREPQMSKSTVMYRLYEKMRGDAVAE
- the LOC131332308 gene encoding transcription initiation factor TFIID subunit 4b isoform X2, whose translation is MDPSIMKLLEEDEDETMHSGADVEAFTAALNRDIEGDNTSTSQPSDSDTALSKGIYRTSSQLFPPWHTSSQDETANSRSQQNLNGSQQQAQHSSETDLKQHGSGPENQRQQIDNQLLDDRRQRQAEQNTLHFSRPPSIHNSEKNPELPKINQHAAATEQKPGNPRGQVPFGLLLPLLTPQLDKDRSMQLQTVFNKLKKNEISKDIFVQNMRSIVGDQMLKIAVYKLHAQGKQARNSQTGPNQLSLQSQASAQEQHQKMQTVGPHQGNVPQSFAQLHQKGGTSDMSHIPSSASQLKSDSANSTMGKKPSFPIYGSAGNSYHPFSGSNVNASAASLKQQPHDSQMRQASVHQSIDANQNLVHWQSSTGQEQKNGAQSSMAYVKQEPVDQGNEQQYKSLLSSPRGLSSFSPSQAHGNAMTGTLKDDALEMHSARMGFSGITSTVPSNTASSSMTAQLDPNNSLSSRIPSALTPVGPGNNAKTPPKRPPIGQKKPLESLGSSPPLSSKKQKVSGTFADQSIDQLNDVTAVSGVNLREEEEQLLSGPKEESRVSEASRRVVQEEEERLILQKIPLQKKLAEIMSKCGVKSSSNDVERCLSLCVEERMRGLISNLIRLSKQRVDIEKPRHQTIVTSDVRKQILAINQKAREEWEKKQSEAEKLQKLNELDGDAGVDGDKERDDGRVKTLKANKDEDDKMRATAANVAARAAVGGDDMLSKWQLMAEQARQKREGGGVDVASGSQQGKEMSFKPSSTSAKNARDIEGGEKRVPSAASLAFGSSRKLARNQVVVPQTKATPSISIKDVIAVLEREPQMSKSTVMYRLYEKMRGDAVAE